The Kluyvera intermedia genome includes the window TTATCACTCGCTCCAGGCCCATTAAAGATGTTGTTTTTGACCGAGTGTCAGGCCGGTATTGCCGTTGAACAGATGCGGCGTATTGCCTGTACTCGCCAGCCTTCTGAGGACGGCGGCGAGAGCGCGCTGCACTGGTTTACCCTGCAAACACAGCGGCTTGAGCCAATGCGTGGTCTCGAAGAGTTGTTAATTGCTGAACTGATGTCTGCGGTTGATGAACTCCTTTTGGGAGAAGATGCGCCTGAACCGACCTTTGACGATCCGGCAAGCGACAATCTGGTGCTACACCTCGACCGCCAGCTTTTACCACTGGTACGCCAACAAGCCCGCGAACTTGAGCAACTCTCCGGGCAGTTGGCTTCTCTGAAAGATACGTTATCCGAGCGTCAGATCATTGATAAAGCCAAAAGCGTGTTAATGACCCACCGGCAAATGAACGAGGAGCAGGCTTGGCACTGCTTGCGCAAAATGGCGATGGATAAGAACCAGCGAATGGTCGAGATCGCCCGTGCGCTGCTGGCGGTGAAGTCGCTTTGGCAGAGTGAAACGGAGGCAACGTTGCACAATCACCGGGCATGAGTGCATTTATCCGGTGCATAAACGCGCTCGCGTGTTGAGATATCCCCGGGAAATGCGCGATTTCATACCTGGCATCTGAATTGCATTATCTCTACAAACAGTCGGTTGTGCGCCAATGGCGGCGTGCAGACCACGAGGATAAAGGCGTCCTGCAATGCGTAAGCATTGCCGGGCGCTTTTTTTTTGCATTCGGGAGTGAGTCATGGGCGAGACGTTTTCACTATCACGGCGACGATTATTACAGGCGGGAGCGGCGCTGGGTGGCGCGATGTTGCTGCCGGGCATCATGCAATCGGCATGGGCGGCAGGTTCGGATAAGCCGGAGCTTCAGACAGTCAACGTGGGCTTTATCCCGCTGACCGACTGCGCGCCGCTGGCTATCGCCTCGCTTAAAGGGTTCGATAAAAAGTACGGTATCACGTTGGTGCCGAGTAAAGAGGCCAGCTGGGCGGCGGTACGCGACAAGCTGGTCAACGGTGAACTGGATGCCGCGCATATTCTTTATGGTCTGCTTTACGGGCTGGAACTGGGCATTGCCGGTAAACCGCAAGCGATGGCAAACCTGCTCACCCTGAACCGTAACGGGCAGGGGATCACCTTATCCGCCGATTTGCAGGAGAAAGGTGTCACTGACCTTGGTGGTTTAAAGACGCTGGTGGGTAACAGCGAACCGGGTGCCTACACCTTCGCGCATACCTTCCCAACCGGTACCCACGCCATGTGGCTCTATTACTGGCTGGCGAGCGGCGGTATCCATCCGTTTAACGATGTACGCACAGTGGTGGTGCCGCCGCCGCAAATGGTGATGAACATGCGCATTGGCAACATGGTCGGCTTCTGTGTCGGTGAGCCGTGGAATGCCCGCGCCATCAATGACCGCATTGGTTTTACCGCCGCGACCAGCCAGGAGATCTGGCCGGAGCACCCGGAGAAAGTTCTCGGTACCCGCCGCGACTGGGTTCAGCAAAACCCTAATACCAGCCGTGCTCTGGTGGCAGCGCTGATGGACGCCGCGCGCTGGATTGATGCTTCCGACGATAACAAACGCGAAACCGCCAGAATCCTTGCTCAGCGCGGCTGGCTAAATACCAAAGAACAGTATCTGACCGGTCGCATGCTCGGGGCTTATGACAACGGCATGGGTCGCCAGTGGCAGGATACGCATCCGATTCGCTTCTTCGACCAGGGCGAAGTGAGCTTCCCATGGTTGTCGGATGGCATGTGGTTCCTGACCCAATTCCGCCGCTGGGGGCTACTGAAAAACGATCCCGACTATCTGGCCATCGCCCAACGTATTAACCGCATTGATGTGTGGAAAGAGGCCGCTCAGGCGGTGGGTGGGATAAATGTCCCGACGCAAACCTTACGCAGCAGCAAATTGATGGATGGCTCTATCTGGAACGGGAGCGATCCCGCTGGATACGCCCGGAGTTTCGCTATTAATCGCCTGGGGGCATGAGATGAATACCAACACAAAAACGGTCGATAAGCCTGCACCCGCAGGGGAAGTGATTACGCTACCACCAGTACAGGTGCGCCGACAACTGCCTGCGTTCAGACGCCACCTGCGTGATTTGGCTGAGCGTACCATCCCGGCACTGTTAGGTCTGGGCTTGCTGGTACTGGTGTGGCAACTGGCGGCAGTCAACAGCAAAGGTTTCCCGACACCACTTAGTACGCTGGATTCTGCGCTGACGTTGTTTTCTGACCCGTTCTACAACAATGGCCCGAATGATGTTGGTGTCGGCTGGAACGTACTGGCCTCGTTGCAGCGCGTGGCGGTGGGCTTCGGCCTGGCTGCGCTGGCGGGGATCCCGCTGGGTTTCCTGATCGGACGTTTTACTTTTGCTTCACGCATGTTTACCCCGTTGATTGCGCTGCTGCGCCCGGTCAGCCCGCTGGCCTGGTTGCCGATTGGCCTGCTGTTGTTCCAGAAAGCGGAACCGGCTTCAAGCTGGACCATATTTATCTGTTCTATCTGGCCGATGGTGATTAACACCGCCGAAGGCGTGCGCCGCATTCCGCAGGACTACCTTAACGTGGCGCGCGTTTTACAACTCTCCGAATGGACGGTGATGCGCAAAATTCTCTTCCCGGCGGTCCTGCCCGCGGTGCTCACCGGTGTGAGGTTGTCTATTGGCATCGCCTGGCTGGTGATTGTGGCGGCGGAAATGCTCACCGGCGGGCTGGGTATTGGTTTTTGGATCTGGAATGAGTGGAACAACCTGAACGTCGAAAACATCCTCATCGCCATTGTCATTATCGGCGTGGTGGGTCTGCTGCTGGAGCAGGGATTGATGTTGATTGCGCGTCGTTTTAGCTGGCAAGAAAAGTGAGGAGAAAATCATGAGACCCTTAATTCAAGTACAGGCTGTGAGCCAGCGTTTTCATACCGCCAGCGGCGAGTTTCTGGCGCTGCAAAACGTCTCCTTTGACATTCACGAAGGGGAAACCGTCAGCCTGATAGGTCACTCCGGCTGCGGTAAATCCACGCTGCTGAACCTGATTGCTGGGATCACGCTGCCGACCGAAGGCGGGCTTATCTGTGACAACCGCGAAATCGCTGGCCCCGGCCCGGAACGCGCGGTGGTGTTTCAGAACCACTCGTTGCTGCCGTGGCTAACCTGCTTTGACAACGTCGCGCTGGCGGTGGACCACGTGTTCCGCCGCACCATGAGTAAAGCTGAACGGCGTGAGTGGATTGAGCACAACCTTGATCGCGTGCAGATGGGCCATGCCATGCACAAACGTCCGGGTGAAATCTCCGGCGGCATGAAACAGCGTGTTGGCATTGCCCGCGCGCTGGCGATGAAACCCAAAGTTCTGCTGATGGATGAACCGTTCGGCGCGCTGGATGCCTTGACCCGCGCCCATTTACAGGACTCGGTGATGAAGATTCAGCAAGCGCTGAACACCACCATTGTGCTGATTACCCACGACGTGGATGAGGCGGTGCTGCTCTCTGACCGGGTGATGATGATGACCAACGGCCCGGCGGCCACCGTCGGTGAGATTCTGGAGGTGAATTTGCCGCGCCCGCGCAATCGGGTGCAACTGGCGGATGACAGCCGTTATCACCATCTGCGTCAGCAGATCCTCCACTTCCTCTATGAAAAACAGCCGAAAGCGGCGTAAGGGGTAGGCGAATGCGGAAACTGGTAATGATCGGCAATGGGATGGCGGCAACCCGACTGGCACAAACGCTCGTTGCTGCCGCGCCTGGAGCATTTGCGATAACCATTATCGGCGATGAGCCGCATCCGGCCTATAACCGCATTCAGCTCTCTCCAGTGCTGAGCGGTGAGAAGAATTTTAGCCAGACGCTGCTGCAACCGGCGCAGTGGTACACCGACCACGGTATCGAATTATGTTGCGGCGAAACTGCGTTGTCGGTGGATACCGTGGCCCGCCAGGTCACAACGACCCACCGCGACCTAGCATGGGATGAACTGGTGTTTACTTGTGGTTCCTCGGCCTTTTTACCCCCGCTGCCGGGTATCAGTCTGCCGCATGTTTTTGCCTTTCGCACTGTGAAGGACGTAGAGGCTATCCTGGCGCTTCCCGGTGATGCGGTGGTGATTGGCGGCGGCGTGCTGGGCGTGGAAGCGGCGGCGGCATTATGTCATAGAGGTGACAACGTCACGTTAGTTCATCGCAGCGATCGTCTGATGGAGCAACAACTGGACGAACAGGCAGGAGCGCTTCTGGCGCAACGGTTGGCAGAACGCGGCATTCACTGCGAACTCAACGCCGGCATTGCCCGAATCACGCCTGACGCTGTGGTATTGAGCGACGGGCGAAAAATTGTCGCTAGCCGGGTGGTGATGGCGACCGGCGTGCGGCCGAATATTGCCTTAGCCCAGCGTTCAGGCATTGCCTGCCAGCGCGGTATCGTGGTCGACCGCCAGCTTGCCACCGCAATCTCTGGCGTCAGCGCGATTGGCGAATGTTGTGAAATCGACGGACAAACCTTTGGTCTGGTTGCGCCCTGTATGCAACAGGCTGACGTCCTGGCCGCAAGGCTCATTGGAAAGCCGGGCGCAGATTTTGACTGGCAGGACAGCGGTACGCGCCTGAAGGTCACCGGAATTGATCTGTTCAGCGCAGGTCTGGTTCAGGCCGAACCCCAGGATCAGCAATGGTGCTCCATTGACCCGCAGACCGGGCACTATCGTCGCCTGCTGGTCAGGGACGGTCAACTCATCGGCGTGCTGCTGCTTGGCGACTGTACCAGCGCCGCACGCTTCACCGATTTACTGCACACCAAGCAGCCCGCGCTTGCGGGTTGGATCTTCGACCCCTTCATGTCGCAGCCGTCGGCTGCAGGAACGCAAACAATGACGAAATTAACCTTAGCGGTGGTCGGGCACGGCATGGTCGGCCACCATTTTCTTGAGCAGTGTGTCAGCCGTAATTTGCATCAGCGTTACCAGATAGTGGTCTTTGGCGAAGAGCGTTATGCCGCTTACGACCGCGTACATTTATCCGAATATTTTGGCGGGCGTAGTGCAGAGTCACTGTCGCTGGTGGAAGGGGATTTTTTCGCTGACCACGGCATTGAACTGCGTTTGTCGCAGTCGGTGACAGAGATTGACACCGATGCGCACCTGATTCGGGATGCCAGAGGTCACGAACTGCATTGGGATAAACTGGTGCTGGCGACCGGTTCTTACCCGTTTGTCCCACCGATCCCCGGCAACGATTTACCTGGCTGCTTTGTTTACCGTACGCTCGATGATCTCGATGCTATTGCGGCGAGGGCGAAAACGGCGACGCGCGGCGTGGTGATTGGCGGCGGCCTGCTCGGGCTGGAAGCGGCCAATGCGCTGCGTCAGCTAGGGCTGGAAACGCACGTGGTCGAGTTCGCCCCAAACCTGATGGCGGTGCAACTGGATAACGGCGGCGCGGCGATGCTGCGCGAGAAAATCAGCGAACTGGGCGTCAGCGTCCACACCAGTAAAGCCACTACCGCTATTACGCCAGTGGAACATGGGTTGATGCTGAATTTTGCCGACGGTAGCAATTTGATGACTGATATGGTGGTCTTCTCCGCCGGAATCCGCCCGCAGGATGCACTGGCACGCACTAGCGGCATTGGTCTTGGCGAACGCGGCGGGATTGTCATTGATAACCAGTGTCGTACCTCGGCAAACGATATCTACGCTATCGGTGAATGCGCGCTGTGGGATAACAAAATTTACGGTCTGGTAGCGCCGGGCTACCAGATGGCACGCGTCACGGCAGCCGCGCTGGCAGGAGAAGCGAGTGAATTTAGCGGTGCGGACATGAGCACCAAACTCAAACTTCTGGGCGTGGATGTTGCTTCGTTTGGCGATGCGCAGGGCCGCACCCCGGGCAGTCAGAGCTATCAGTGGATCCACGGGCCGGAACAGGTCTATAAAAAAATCGTGGTCAGCGCTGACGGTAAAAAGCTGCTCGGCGGCGTATTGGTGGGAGATGCCAGCGATTACGCCACGCTGTTGCAGATGATGCTCAACGACATGGCCCTGCCTTCGCGCCCGGAATCGCTGATCTTGCCTGCAATGGAAGGCAGCGCGCCAAAAGCGCTCGGCGTGGCGGCGCTACCGGATAGCGCGCAAATTTGCTCATGCCACAACGTTAGCAAGGGCGATATTTGCCAGGCGGTCAGCGGTGGGGCGACCAGTATCGGTGCCATTAAGAGCTGCACCAAAGCGGCGACCGGCTGCGGTGGTTGTAGTGCACTGGTCAAACAGGTGATGGAGTATCAGTTAGAACAACAGGGCGTGGAGGTGAAAAAAGATATCTGTGAACACTTCGCCTATTCGCGTCAGGAAATTTATCACCTGGTACGCGTTAATCGCATCCACACTTTCGAGCAGTTGATTGCCCGTCACGGGCAGGGCGACGGCTGCGAAATCTGTAAACCGCTGGTTGGTTCGGTGCTGGCTTCCTGCTGGAATGAATATCTGCTAAAGCCTGCGCATCTTCCGCTACAGGACACCAACGATCGCTACTTTGCCAATATCCAGAAAGATGGGAGCTATTCGATTGTGCCGCGTATGCCAGCCGGTGAAGTGACACCGGACGGACTGATTGCTATCGGTCACATCGCCAAACGCTACGATCTGTACAGCAAAATTACCGGCGGCCAGCGTATCGACCTGTTTGGCGCAAGGCTCGAGCAGTTACCGGAAATTTGGCGTGAGCTGCTGGCTGCGGGCTTTGAAACCGGTCATGCCTATGGGAAATCGCTGCGTACGGTGAAATCCTGCGTCGGTTCGACCTGGTGTCGCTACGGCGTGCAGGACTCTACCGGGCTGGCGGTGACGCTGGAGCATCGTTACAAAGGGCTGCGCGCACCGCATAAAATCAAAATGGCGGTGTCAGGCTGTACCCGTGAATGTGCGGAAGCGCAGGGCAAGGACGTTGGGGTGATTGCCACCGATAAGGGCTGGAATCTGTATCTTTGCGGTAACGGTGGGATGAAACCGCGTCATGCCGATCTGTTCGCCAGCGACCTGGACGATGCCACACTGCTGCGTACCGTCGACCGTTTCCTGATGTTTTACATCCGTACCGCAGACCGCCTCCAGCGCACCAGCACCTGGATGGACAATCTGGAAGGGGGGATCGACTATCTGAGAAGCGTCATTCTTGACGATTCACTGGGTATTGGTGAGGAGTTGGAACAGGAGATGGCGCGGGTTATCGACAGCTACCAGTGCGAATGGCAAACCACCCTTAACGAACCGCAGCGGCTGGCGCTGTTCCGCTCATTTGTAAACAGCGATACGCCGGATGAAGCGCTGGTTCGCCAGTCGGTGCGCGGTCAATCGCAGCTGGCGGCGGTGACAGAACTGCCGATGCTAACGGGCAGCCGCAAGCCGTGGCAGGCGGTCTGCTCGCTTGATGAGATCCCACCGCAGGCCGGAATTGGCGCGCGTCTTGGCGAGATGCAAATTGCGTTGTTCCGTCTTAATGACAAAGTGTATGCGCTGGATAATCAGGAGCCGGGCAGCCAGGCCAACGTGCTGTCGCGCGGGTTGCTGGGCGATGCGAGCGGCGAACCGATGGTGATTTCTCCGCTGTATAAACAGCGCATTCGCCTACGCGATGGGCGTTCGTGTGAAAACGGCGAGCAGGTGGTGCGAGCGTGGCCGGTGAAAATTGAAGACGGCAAGGTATGGGTGGGTAACCAGGCGCTGGTGATGCGCGCGGAGGCCTCATGAGCGAAACAAAAACGACCTGTCCTTATTGCGGCGTGGGCTGCGGGGTGCTGGCGCGTGTTGAGGATGGCGTGGTCAGCGTGCAAGGCGATGAACAGCATCCGGCAAATTTTGGCCGATTGTGCGTGAAGGGGGCGTCGCTTGCGCAAACCACCGGGCTGGAAGAGCGGCTGTTATCGCCACAGCTTGATGGCGAGCAAGTCAGTTGGACGCAGGCGCTGACGGCAGCAGGCGAACGTCTGCAAACCATTATTGCTGAACATGGCCCGCAGGCCGTGGCCATTTACGCTTCTGGCCAACTGCTCACCGAGGATTATTACGCCGCCAATAAGCTGATGAAAGGCTTTATCGGCGCGGGTAATATCGATACCAACTCGCGGCTATGTATGTCGTCAGCGGTAACGGGCTATAAGCGAGCGCTGGGTGCCGACGTAGTGCCGTGTTGCTATGAAGATGTGGAGTCCAGCGATCTGGTCGTGCTGGTGGGATCGAATGCGGCGTGGGCGCACCCGGTGTTGTATCAGCGGCTGGTGCAGGCAAAGCAGAATAACCCGCAGATGAAGGTGGTGGTAATTGATCCAAGACAGACTGCCACTTGCGATATTGCTGATGCGCATTTAGCCATAGCTCCCGGTACCGACGCGGGACTGTTTGTCGGGCTATTGCATGTGATTCACCAGACGGGTGAAGCGGTGGTGGATTATGCTGATGCGTCCGCCGCATTCGCCATGGCGGCTGACTGGTCTGTGGCGAAGGTTGCTGATTTTTGCGGTCTTCAACAGGCAGATGTTCAGGCGTTTTATGATGACTTTATCGCCGCGCCGCGCGCCATCACCCTCTACACCATGGGAATTAACCAATCTTCCAGCGGCAGCGATAAATGCAACGCCATTATCAACGTCCACTTGGCCTGCGGCAAATTTGCCCGTACCGGCTGCGGGCCGTTTTCGCTGACCGGACAGCCAAATGCGATGGGTGGGCGTGAGGTCGGTGGACTGGCGACCATGTTGGCGGCGCATATGAATTTCGAACCTGCAGATCTCGCACGCGTCGCCCGTTTTTGGGGAACTGAACGGCTGGCGCAAACGCCGGGGTTGATGGCGGTGGATCTGTTTGCCGCTATCGGGCGCGGTGAGGTGAAGGCGGTGTGGATTATGGGGACTAACCCGGCGGTGTCGTTGCCGGACAGTCATGCGGTCAGCCAGGCGCTGGCAGCTTGTCCGCTGGTGATTATCTCGGAAGTGGCGGCGGATACCGAAACCTCTCGCTATGCGCACATCCGCTTTCCCGCACTGAGTTGGGGTGAGAAGAGCGGGACGGTCACCAACTCTGAACGGCGGATTTCACGCCAGCGGCCATTTTTACCACCCCCCGGTGAGGCTCGCGCCGACTGGTGGATTATCGCGCAGGTCGCAAAAGAGCTCGGGTTTGCACACGCATTCGCCTGGCAGCATCCGCACGAAGTCTTTAGTGAACATGCGGCGCTCTCCGGTTTTGAGAACGAGGGACAGCGAGCGTTCGATATCAGCGGGCTCGCCGATCTCAGCCGCGAGCAGTGGGACGTGCTAGAGCCGATTCGATGGCCGGTGAGCCGTAGCGGTAGCGCGCTGGACCTTCAGCGTGGCTGGCGTGCGGAAGGGCAGTTGCGCATGGTGCCGATAACGCCTGAGGTTATGCAGGCGCGTCGCCAGCCGCTCTATCCGTTGGTGTTGAACAGCGGACGTATTCGCGATCAGTGGCATACCATGACACGTACCGGCAGCGTACCGCGTCTGATGCAGCACATCGACCAGCCAATGGTTGAGATTGCGCCGCAGGATGCCGCGCATTTTGGCGTCGAGAACGGTGGCCTTGCTCGCATTAGCTCGCCGCGAGGTGTGATGGTGGCGCGCGTCGTGGTGACGGGATCCCAGCGTCCTGGCTCGTTGTTTACCCCGATGCACTGGAATGACTGCTTCGCCCGCCAGGGTAAAATTAACAGTCTGGTCGCGCCGGTGGTGGATCCTCATTCCGGTCAACCCGAAAGTAAGCAGACGGCGGTGCGCATTGCCCCCTGGCAACCGCAGTGGCAAGGCGAATTTTTTTCCCGCGCACCGGTTGAATTGCCGCGTCATTTGCACTGGTGGCGTAAAGCAGCGCCGGGTTTACACCATCTTACGCTGGCTGGTGACGGTACTATTCAGGCTGAACTGCTGGCCGTATGTCAACGCGGCAGCTGGCAGATTCAGGTTGCCAGTCTTGGAGAAACATGGCACTTGCTGGCGTGGGATAACGGGCGGCTGATGCTGGGATTCTGGAGCGCTCGCAGCCTGCCTGACATCGATAGCGGGCTGATTTTGCGCGCATTTGCCCAATCACCGCAAACGCTGGCAGATCGCCATGCGTTGCTGGGCGGTCAGGACCTCACGCGGCCATCGGTGGGGAAAATTGTTTGTAGCTGTTACAGCGTTGGTGAAAAAAACATCACTGAAGCCATTGAAAAACAAGGCTGTTCTACCACAGACGAACTCGGGCGGATGTTGAAATGCGGCACCAACTGCGGCTCTTGCCTTCCTGAACTGAAAGCGCTGCTGGGGTGTGCTGAACGTAAGGCGATGATTTTATAACCTATCAGTCTATTCCTGAAATCGCCCCGGATGGCTGAAGCCTGTGCCTAAAGACGTTAGACTAGTCATTCTGGGGCGGCAATTTCCGACCTTCTTGTTTTCGTTGGCTATGAGGTCGCAGGTGGTGTCTTCGAATTTTTACCGATTTTATGTGGTGCTGATCATACTGGTTGGCGGCAGTGCGCGCGCGCAGTCGTCGTTAATCGAAGAGGCGGAGCATCCTTTCGATAACTTACCGGATCTCGACATTGCACCGGAAAGTCATGATTCGGAAAAACACTTTGCTGAGATGGTGAAGTCGTTCGGTGAAGCCAGCATGACCGATAATGGCCTTGATACCGGTGAGCAGGCGCGGTTGTTTGCCCTGACGCAACTCCAGGATCGGCTGAACGGGCAAATGAACAGGCAGCTTGATAGCTGGTTTTCTCCGTGGGGCAATACCAATATCCAGTTCCTGGTGGACGGTGAAGGTAAATTCACCGGTAGCCACGGTAGCTGGTTTATCCCCCTAGAGGACAACACGGATTACCTCACCTGGAGTCAGTTGGGGGTTACCCAGCAAGACGAAGGTCTGGTGGGGAATCTGGGGGTTGGACAGCGCTGGGTCGCCGGGCATTGGTTATTGGGATATAACACGTTTTATGACAGCTTGCTGACCGACAATCTCAATCGTGGCGGACTCGGTGCGGAAGCCTGGGGCGAGAACTTACGTTTTTCTGCGAATTACTATCAGCCGCTTCACGACTGGAAAAACACCGGCACCACTCTACAACAGCGGATGGCGCGCGGTTACGATATTACTGCGCAGGCCTGGATCCCAGCCTATGACCATATCAACACCAGCCTGAGCGTTGAGCAGTATTTCGGTGAGAGTGTCGATCTGTTCCGCAGCGGTACTGGCTACCATAACCCGGTGGCGGTATCGCTGGGTCTCAATTACACCCCGGTGCCGTTGCTGACTTTTAGCGCTCAGCATAAGCAGGGCGAGAGCGGGGTAAACCAGAATAACCTTGGGATGAAGGTTAACTACCGTTTTGGGGTACCGTTGAAGAAACAGCTCGCGGCCGATGAAGTGGCCAGGACGCGCACTTTACGCGGTAGCCGTTATGATGCGCCGGAGCGTAATAATCTGCCGGTGATGGAGAAGCGACAACGTAAAAACCTGACGGTTTATCTGGCGACGCCACCGTGGGATTTGACCAGCAATGAAACGGTTGAGTTGAAAATCCAGGTGCGCGATGAGCACGGGGTGAAATCGATTAACTGGCAGGGGGATACGACGGCATTGAGCCTGACACCACCGTCATCTAACGACATGACGGAAGGCTGGAGCATCATCATGCCTGCCTGGGATTACAGTGAAGGGGCCAGCAATATGTGGCATTTGTCGGTCATTGTTGAAGATAAGAAAGGGCAGCGCGCCACTTCGAATGAGATAACTCTGGCGCTGACCGAGCCGGTCGTCAGCTTCGCGCCAAACCAATATGGATGGTCAGATCTTACGCCTTAATTGTGCGCGACGGCCCTGTCACGACAATTAAGTTTGGTCTATCAGAAAATACGATCCTGATGTACCCATACCGCCGCTTCGACGCGGGATTTCAGCTTCATTTTCTTAAGCATGTGTTTAACGTGAACTTTCACCGTGCTTTCAGTGATGTCGAGACGGCGAGCGATCATTTTGTTCGGCAGACCTTGCGCAATCAGTTTCAGAATATCGCGCTCACGCGGCGTTAAC containing:
- a CDS encoding YchO/YchP family invasin, which produces MRSQVVSSNFYRFYVVLIILVGGSARAQSSLIEEAEHPFDNLPDLDIAPESHDSEKHFAEMVKSFGEASMTDNGLDTGEQARLFALTQLQDRLNGQMNRQLDSWFSPWGNTNIQFLVDGEGKFTGSHGSWFIPLEDNTDYLTWSQLGVTQQDEGLVGNLGVGQRWVAGHWLLGYNTFYDSLLTDNLNRGGLGAEAWGENLRFSANYYQPLHDWKNTGTTLQQRMARGYDITAQAWIPAYDHINTSLSVEQYFGESVDLFRSGTGYHNPVAVSLGLNYTPVPLLTFSAQHKQGESGVNQNNLGMKVNYRFGVPLKKQLAADEVARTRTLRGSRYDAPERNNLPVMEKRQRKNLTVYLATPPWDLTSNETVELKIQVRDEHGVKSINWQGDTTALSLTPPSSNDMTEGWSIIMPAWDYSEGASNMWHLSVIVEDKKGQRATSNEITLALTEPVVSFAPNQYGWSDLTP